The proteins below come from a single Prolixibacter sp. NT017 genomic window:
- the trpB gene encoding tryptophan synthase subunit beta, which produces MSYHVDQNGYYGRFGGAFIPEMMYPNVDGLRNRYLEIIESEEFRKEYTDLLRDYVGRPSPLYYSNRLSEQYGAQIYLKREDLNHTGSHKINNTVGQILLAKRLGKKRIIAETGAGQHGVATATVCAREGLQCIVYMGALDVSRQAPNVEKMKMLGAEVRPVYSGNQTLKDATNEAIRDWINNPEDTHYIIGSVVGPHPYPDMVARFQAVISEEMRQQLKEKTGSELPNAVIACVGGGSNAAGAFYHFLDDEEVKLIAVEAAGKGVDTDESAATTALGKTGVLHGSKSLLMQTEDGQVIEPYSISAGLDYPGIGPMHANLYETGRAKFMSVTDEETLEAAYNLTEKEGIIPALESAHALAALEKLKFGPDEVVVVNISGRGDKDMETYLKHFRAKQ; this is translated from the coding sequence ATGAGCTATCATGTCGATCAGAATGGCTATTACGGACGGTTTGGCGGGGCATTCATCCCGGAGATGATGTACCCGAATGTGGATGGATTGCGGAACCGTTACCTGGAGATCATCGAAAGTGAAGAATTTCGGAAGGAGTACACCGATTTGCTTCGCGATTATGTCGGACGACCTTCACCGCTCTATTACTCCAATCGATTGTCGGAGCAATATGGAGCGCAAATTTACCTGAAACGGGAAGACCTGAACCATACCGGTTCGCACAAAATTAATAACACCGTTGGTCAAATTTTATTGGCAAAACGACTGGGCAAAAAACGTATCATTGCCGAGACCGGCGCAGGTCAGCATGGTGTGGCTACCGCTACAGTTTGCGCCCGTGAAGGCCTTCAGTGTATTGTCTATATGGGCGCATTAGATGTATCGCGGCAAGCCCCGAATGTGGAAAAAATGAAAATGCTGGGTGCAGAAGTTCGTCCGGTTTACAGCGGCAACCAAACACTGAAAGATGCGACCAACGAAGCCATCCGCGACTGGATTAATAATCCGGAAGATACGCATTACATCATCGGTTCAGTGGTGGGTCCGCATCCTTACCCCGATATGGTAGCCCGCTTTCAGGCCGTCATCAGCGAAGAGATGCGGCAACAACTGAAAGAAAAAACAGGCAGCGAACTCCCTAATGCTGTTATTGCCTGCGTCGGTGGCGGAAGTAACGCAGCCGGTGCATTCTATCATTTCCTGGATGATGAAGAAGTAAAACTGATTGCGGTGGAAGCGGCCGGCAAAGGTGTCGACACCGACGAATCGGCCGCCACCACTGCACTTGGAAAAACCGGTGTTCTTCACGGTAGTAAAAGCTTGCTGATGCAAACGGAAGACGGACAGGTGATAGAGCCTTACTCCATCTCCGCCGGCCTGGATTATCCCGGCATCGGTCCCATGCATGCGAACCTTTATGAAACCGGCCGTGCCAAATTCATGAGCGTAACCGATGAAGAGACATTGGAAGCTGCCTACAACCTCACCGAGAAGGAAGGAATTATTCCGGCCCTGGAGTCGGCGCATGCTTTAGCCGCACTGGAAAAGCTCAAGTTTGGTCCGGATGAAGTAGTTGTTGTCAACATCTCAGGACGAGGTGACAAAGACATGGAGACCTACCTGAAACATTTTCGCGCAAAGCAATAG